From Pseudomonas sp. AN-1:
AACTGACGTAGCGGTTGAGGAAGTGCTCGATCTGGGACTTCCACGGGTTGGGGTCCAGCACGTTGGAGTACTGGGCCGGGAACGGGAACAGCCCCGGCTGCCTGAGAAAGTCGTCCAGCGCCGAGGAGGGCGGACCGCTGCGGGCAACGCTGAGCGGATCCTGGGCCGGAGCCGGGCCGAGGCTCGGCGGTGGCAGCGGCAGGGTGCCGGCCGGGGCGCCGGGGTCGAGCCTCTCCAGGCCGAACTCCTCGAAGCGCAGCACCTGCTGGGTGAAGGGCTGGGCGCCGAACAGCGGGCTTGCCGTGCCGTTGGTCGGGTAGTTGAACGAGGTCTGCTGCAGCGGCTGCAGCACGTTCTCGGCGGTCGGCGTGTTCTTGTCGCCGCTCACCCCGTTCGGCAGGTCGTAGGCGCCCTTGTTGGCCTTCGGCCAGCTCTCCATCTCGTGCAGCGTCTCGTCCGGATGCTCCGGAGCATCGACGTAGGCCGAGGGGTCGGTCGGCGGCGGCTGGCTCTCGTCGTCCAGGGAGCCGGCAGCGCTGCCGGGCAGGCTCAGGGTCGCCAGGATCGCCCAGGCGACGGCCGATAGCTGGAACAGGCTCGCGGAAGATGATTTCTTGTCCATGTTGTCCTCACCCTGCTGCACGGATAGACGCAGACGCGCGTGCATTGTCGGGCGCGCGTCGACCATCGGAACGATGGCGTTCACCGCGACTGGATGCTCCACGACGGAGGAGAACGGCGACTCGGCGCGGGTCGGCGCCGTTGCGGAGCCGATCAGGACGAGAGGTCTTGCCTCGGTGCTTCCAGTGCATACCGGATTGCGCGGCCGGTTGCTCCCGGCCGGGCACTGCTTCCGTTGATCGAGCCCTTCCCGTGATGCTTCCCGTGATGGCAGAAAGGTATCGTCAGTGGAGACCAAGCAAGCATGGTGCCAGGCGGCACGGAGCCATCGCCAGGCGCGGCAGCCAAGGGCGGGCAGCGCCTGCCCCCCAGGCGAGGCCTCGTACCTGGCGTCGGGGGGTGGGGAACTTTCCCCGTGGCTGGGGGTATCGGCCCCGGTTGTGGGGAAGGCGCCGTCCCTCAGGGCCGGCCGAGAGTCTTCTGGCGGAGGATGTAGAGGGTCACCAGCACGGCGCTGGTCAGCATGAACAGGCGGGCCGGCAGCAGCGGCACCAGGTAGCAGGACAGCAGGATGCTCGCCCACATCAGGCCGATGGCCCAGGCCTTGGCGCGGAAGGGGATGCCCTGGCCGTCGAGGTAGTCGCGGATCCACGGGCCGAGGCGCGGGTGGGTGACCAGCCAGACGTAGACGCGCCGCGAGCTGCGCACGAAGCAGGCGGCGGCCAGCAGCAGGAAGGGGGTGGTGGGCAGCACCGGCAGGAAGATGCCGAGCACGCCCAGCGCCACGCTCAGCCAGCCGATGCCCAGCAGCAGCCAGCGCAGCCAGGCGTGACGTATCTCGGCGGGTTCGCGTGGCGCCATGCGGCGCGGCTCAGTGCTGGCGGGGCTTGAGCAGCGCCGGCTTCTCTTCCGGAGCCTGGCAGAGCAGGAACAGCGCGGTAAGCAGCTCGGGGATCTGGTCGATCATGCTGTCGACCAGGTCACGGTCGCTGGCGATCTCGGCGAACTCCGGCTCCTCGTCGAACAGGCCGGAGCCGACCATGATCGGCAGCAGCAGCTCGCTGACCTCGTCCTCGGCGTTCTCGAACCACACGGCCTCGCGCAGGAACACGCCCTCCATGAAGCCGATGCACCAGCCGCGCAGGTCGGAGTCGTCGGGGTCGTCGCCCAGATCGAGGTCGCAGGGCAGCTCCATGTCCTCGTCGCTGGCCAGCTGGCGGCCGATGTGCGCCTTGAGCTGGATCAGCGAGGCTTCGATCTCCTCGCGCTCGGCGTCGCTGCGGTAGTGCGGCGGCTCGGCGAACAGGGCGTCGATCCACTCGCGCTCCGGTACCGGATCGGGGCAGATGGACAGGGCGGTCAGGTAACCGTGGGCGGCCACGTAGTCCAGCGCTTCCTCATGCAGGTCGTCGGCATCGAGAAAGGCTTGCAGGCGGGACAGTTGCTCGGCGAAGGACATCGGGACACTACCTCGGGAAGAATGCGCGCTCGATTGTAGACGAGCAGTGGGCGCGCTGCCAGGCGAGTGGCGCACGGAACCGGGTGCGGGCTGGCGTATAATGCCCGGCTTCATCCGGAGGCCCCATGCTCGATTCCGCCCTGCGCACCCTCAAAGACGTGTTCGGTTACGACGCTTTCCGCGGCAACCAGGCGCGGATCATCCAGCACGTGAGCGAAGGCGGCGACGCCCTGGTGCTGATGCCCACCGGCGGCGGCAAGTCGCTGTGCTTCCAGGTGCCGGCGCTGCTGCGCGACGGCGTGGCGGTGGTGGTGTCGCCCTTGATCGCGCTGATGGACGACCAGGTCGCCACCCTCGACGAGCTGGGCGTGGCGGCGGTGGCGCTGAACTCCACGCAGACGCCCGAGGAGCAGCGCGAGATCGCCGAGCGCCTGCGCCGCGGCGAGATCAAACTGCTCTACCTGGCCCCCGAGCGCCTGGTGCAGCCGCGCATGCTGGCCTTCCTGCAGCGCCTGCCGATCGCCCTGTTCGCCATCGACGAGGCGCACTGCGTGTCGCAGTGGGGCCACGACTTCCGCCCCGAGTACCTGCAGCTCGGCCAGCTCGCCGAGCTGTTCCCCAACGTGCCGCGCATCGCCCTGACCGCCACCGCGGACAAGCGCACCCGCGAGGAGATCGTCCAGCGCCTGCACCTGGAGCAGGCCGAGCGTTTCCTCTCCAGCTTCGACCGGCCGAACATCTTCTACCGCATCGTGCCCAAGGATCAGCCGCGCAAGCAGCTGCTGGCCTTCCTCGCCGGGCGTCGCGGCGACGCCGGCATCGTCTACTGCATGTCGCGCAAGAAGGTCGAGGAGGTGGCCGCCTTCCTCTCCGAGCAGGGCTATCCGGCGCTGCCGTACCACGCCGGGCTGGCCAGCGAGCTGCGCGCGCACAACCAGAAGCGCTTCATCAACGAGGAAGGGCTGATCATGGTGGCGACCATCGCCTTCGGCATGGGCATCGACAAGCCCAACGTGCGCTTCGTCGCTCACCTCGACCTGCCCAAGTCGCTGGAGGCCTACTACCAGGAAACCGGCCGCGCCGGCCGCGACGGCCTGCCCTCGGAAGTGTGGATGGCCTACGGCCTGCAGGACGTGCTGTTCCTGCGCCAGATGCTGCAGAACTCCGAGGGCGACGAGCAGCACAAGCGCGTCGAGCGCCACAAGCTGGAGGCCATGCTGGCGCTGTGCGAGGAGTCGCGCTGCCGTCGCCAGGCGCTCCTGGCCTACTTCGACGAGGAGCTGGCGCAGCCCTGCGGCCACTGCGACAACTGCGTGGAGGGCGTGGAGACCTGGGACGCCACCGAGGCGGCGCGCCTGGCGCTGTCGGCCATCTACCGCAGCGGCCAGCGCTACGGCGTCGGCCACCTGGTCGACATCCTGCTCGGTCGCGAGAGCGACAAGGTGCGCTCGTTCGGCCACCAGCAGCTGGCGGTGTTCGGCAAGGGCAAGGAACTGGCCGAAGCGGACTGGCGCACGCTGTTCCGCCAACTGGTGGCGCGCGGCCTGGCCGATATCGACCTCGACGGCTTCGGCGGCCTGCGCCTGACCGACGCCTGCCGGCCGCTGCTGCGCGGCGAGGTCAGCCTCGAGCTGCGCCGCGATCTCAAGCCGCAGCGCGCGCAGCGTTCCAGCGGCGGGCCGAGCCAGGCCAGCCAGCTGGTGCGCGGCGACGAGCGGCCGCTGTGGGAGGCGCTGCGCACCCTGCGCCGCAAGCTGGCCGAGGAGCACAGCGTGCCGCCCTACGTGATCTTCCCCGACGCTACCCTGCTGGAGATGCTGCGCAGCCAGCCGCAGTCGCTGTCCGAAATGGCCCAGGTCAGCGGCGTCGGTGCGCGCAAGCTGGAGCGCTACGGCCAGGCCTTCCTCGACGTGCTCACCGACAGCCCCGCGGCGCCGGCCGTACCGGCGGTGGTCACCGACCTGCGCCACGAGCTGGTCAGCCTGGCCCGCTCGGGCATGACCCCGGCGCAGATCGCCCGCCAGCTCGACTGCTCGGAGAAGAACGTCTACAGCCTGCTGGCCGAGGCCATCGGTCGCCAGCAACTGAGCCTGGAGCAGGCGCTGGACCTGCCCGAGGAGCTGCTCGGCGAGATCCACGACGCCTTCCTCGACGGCGACGGCGAGCTGCCGCCGGTGGCGGCGCTGGCCGAGGCATTCGACGG
This genomic window contains:
- a CDS encoding YbaN family protein; amino-acid sequence: MAPREPAEIRHAWLRWLLLGIGWLSVALGVLGIFLPVLPTTPFLLLAAACFVRSSRRVYVWLVTHPRLGPWIRDYLDGQGIPFRAKAWAIGLMWASILLSCYLVPLLPARLFMLTSAVLVTLYILRQKTLGRP
- a CDS encoding YecA family protein — its product is MSFAEQLSRLQAFLDADDLHEEALDYVAAHGYLTALSICPDPVPEREWIDALFAEPPHYRSDAEREEIEASLIQLKAHIGRQLASDEDMELPCDLDLGDDPDDSDLRGWCIGFMEGVFLREAVWFENAEDEVSELLLPIMVGSGLFDEEPEFAEIASDRDLVDSMIDQIPELLTALFLLCQAPEEKPALLKPRQH
- the recQ gene encoding DNA helicase RecQ, translating into MLDSALRTLKDVFGYDAFRGNQARIIQHVSEGGDALVLMPTGGGKSLCFQVPALLRDGVAVVVSPLIALMDDQVATLDELGVAAVALNSTQTPEEQREIAERLRRGEIKLLYLAPERLVQPRMLAFLQRLPIALFAIDEAHCVSQWGHDFRPEYLQLGQLAELFPNVPRIALTATADKRTREEIVQRLHLEQAERFLSSFDRPNIFYRIVPKDQPRKQLLAFLAGRRGDAGIVYCMSRKKVEEVAAFLSEQGYPALPYHAGLASELRAHNQKRFINEEGLIMVATIAFGMGIDKPNVRFVAHLDLPKSLEAYYQETGRAGRDGLPSEVWMAYGLQDVLFLRQMLQNSEGDEQHKRVERHKLEAMLALCEESRCRRQALLAYFDEELAQPCGHCDNCVEGVETWDATEAARLALSAIYRSGQRYGVGHLVDILLGRESDKVRSFGHQQLAVFGKGKELAEADWRTLFRQLVARGLADIDLDGFGGLRLTDACRPLLRGEVSLELRRDLKPQRAQRSSGGPSQASQLVRGDERPLWEALRTLRRKLAEEHSVPPYVIFPDATLLEMLRSQPQSLSEMAQVSGVGARKLERYGQAFLDVLTDSPAAPAVPAVVTDLRHELVSLARSGMTPAQIARQLDCSEKNVYSLLAEAIGRQQLSLEQALDLPEELLGEIHDAFLDGDGELPPVAALAEAFDGRVPLGVLHCVRAALEVELGA